AATTTGTGGCAGATTGAGGCCCAAGACCATTGGACTGGTTAACCCAGATTTATTCAAATGGGAAGGATTGATTGCAACCTACCAAAACAAGAGTGAACAGATTTTTTGCATTATCATAAAATCTAGCCACATTTATTGCCTGGTAATACGAttcttgtttttttaattttgataggATATGATTTTGTACTTAAGAATCAAGACATGATATTTCTATACCAGAAgaattacatccaataaaagtccttttgatttaagttttgcaattatgattgtggagatgagatctttatgcaagcttatggtagatctttcacatttgattctttgagcgaaacacgttAAACTAAACATATGCGCGATTGAGTGTAtgtcccgtgagaaggtcactagtttgcatgcggtgttttttataaaaaaaaaaacttgaaattgcattagcatggctattacacacactacacttcaaggatgattaaAAGGTTACTGCTaacatttgaataaggaagatgagcttgtttggtgctagctaaggttcttgatgatttgttttcttgaatgaaattctatgagggttacatagggggaagctaatgtttttcatgttgctactttttcatgttttctttgttttgctcaaggactagcaaaagctaagtgtatgggtatttgataagctcatatttatatattttacatcaaattcacttgtcttttcttagttagttccttatatttttgagctatttacttcgtttttgtgttttgtgggatatgtcaagcaaagaaaagaaaaatagcacaagtgggattttaagtaacaaattcatcaaaattgcATGTGCAGATCAGCTAACTTTGAAAGCAAATTTCGAACAGCTcataatgaattagagaatgagtcttatatgcttggaatgctacggatgtctattttctggagcatttaatatcatttttctagaataAGTTATGACCATTTTAACACTGAAGGGTTCCCAAGAGGCTGACCAGTTTGTAACTGACAAGAAAGCATTGAAagcaataaatccaataaatctagcagccaaaactgatgcagccaagaacaagtcagctgacacctattcaaatatcagaggaaatggaaataaagatgaggactaagtgggagtaattggcataaaggctacccaaagagttacaattgttttaccatttcctctcacttattgccaTCAGTAAATGGCTGTTAGTaggtgagttaaggagaagaaaatggggcAGCAAgttaaaaagaacaaaaaggcTGTAGGTTGCAGCGGAAaaagaagagaaggaaaaaaaatagaaaagaaagaaaaaacaagccagctttgcggaaaggaaggaaagaggacAAGGCATCAgcgttggggaaggaaggaaatgaaagaggaaatcttggcattcttttctttcggttttatcttctcaaactcatgtctttcttttggttttatttaaggattatgtgtaactaatttttagtagttaggggctgttttgaagccccgaatatgattgcaagattgttatgacatttcgtttgaattacttttatgaattgatgaaaattggttcactacttgtcacattgatgaattttttatgtgttttctatggatgTGTACTTAGTAaccatatctaggattctaatgctatgaatatgtgtgtgtctgcccttgtcgaatgaggacctacatatgttctagagtagtacttgttaatagcaattaacatgtgaactaatttctaggataagtaagacaactcTAGTACTTatgatgccttgtgatgactcaaactcttttcgttcttaacgatttctacttgttaaatctatgaacacgccattctagattgcatgctaggggctaagttaagttgaaaacgtcattctcttaacatattacgtaagaaagagtaatcgattgagttctaacattgagccaacttgagcatcttcatccggaaataaaaggaatttgaatgaaatataacatgtttgcatgattatttggtggtggatagcaattcccctaactcgtttttcttaatttgtgaactgcttaaaatctgtttctgtcctgtttttgttcgatttaatttaaatagcaaatcaactccaaaaatccaaaaaatttgtgtgagtgtagctctgtgtgtctagtgtctttatataaaatttcgtagactttagataagtgtaagttggtctaacaattatttttcggtggctggtcagtagagacagcaacccagtttttgtgacattttaagtagttaaataaaataatcttaTACGGGAAatacccttattttcatatgttacaattgacaaatcttagtgttaataaggaaaatcaataggacatttgtgtgttactttgtggtgtgcttttaatcctatcagttGGATAGTCCAACCTTTTATAGTTTGGTGCGTCTCAACCTCTGAAATtcgggtttggtttggtttcaaaGGATTGTAAAATTATGAACCCAAGTCGACTAAAGTGTATTCTAGTTAAATTGGGGACTAGATGACCTAATTTGTGGTAGATTGAGGACCAAAACCATTGGACTGGTTAACCCAGATTTATACAAATGGGAAGGATTGATTGCAACCTACCAAAACAAGAGTGAACAGATTTTTTGCATTATCATAAAATCTAGCCACATTTATTGCCTTGTAATACGAttcttgtttttttaattttgataagATATGATTTTGTACTTAAGAATCAAGATATGATCATTCTATACCAGAAGAATTGCTGGATCGGACGCGTCATATCAACGATCAAAGATTGCTTTCGTAATTACCATAATTTAATTACCACTTTTTGGTCAAGAATAATATTTGGATTTCATTTCCTCAATTTGCACCATTGAATTTTACCATATATAAATGCTCTTATAGGTGCTCTTCATCACAGTTGACTCCGAAATTCAGAGATATAATCTTTATATTTTACTGAATTTCTGTGGTCACAGATATCCGTGTTTTCTTAATATTTGATTAGCCATGGCTTTCGTGAAGGATTACTCACTGGTTTCTTCCGTGGTAATGGTGGTGGCTTTGTCTGGGGTGTGTTTTGGTGGTACTGTGTACAAGGTGGGTGACTCCCATGGGTGGACAGCCAAAGATGGTTTTAATTACAAGGAATGGGCAGCTAGCAAGACCTTTTATGTTGGAGACACCATCGGTAATAAGCAaatttttccccttatttttcaCCCTATTGTTTGATATGGATTTAACCAGGGTTTCTGATAAAGATTAATTAGGGTTGTGTTCTTTCCTGTGTGCAGTTATGTATGCTTGTGGTTTAATCTTATTGGATAAATGGGGCTATGATTGTTTGATATAGTCTTTACTTTGTCAGAAGATGTTCGATTTTGAACCTTGTGGGAGTAACTGTTAAATTAAATTCCATGATGTGAAACCCTATATCACTtgtttgtaaaaaataaaaaataactttaaaatTTGAAGTTTGGTATTATGAGACTATTTCTAATATGTGAGGATaggtaggtttttttttttctaaaaaaaaaaaggaatagcGGATGGTTTTGTCACTGGTAGCTCACCCTTCAATGAAATAAATATCAACCTAACCAAGAACTAATTGATGTGTTCTCAATTTCGTATAATCCTCACTCATGAGTTTTTCGATACCATATTTGTTTCCTAAATAAAACACctaaaagtccattttattgTCAAAATTGCTTAAAACATTGTTtcgaagagaaaaaaaaaatcataaactcaacttttttttattcacaCTAGATAGGTTTTTTTTCtctacatatttttattttcaaatgctTCTCTCTAACGCCACATTTCTTTAGTGGCAGCGCAAATCAACTATCTTTACAGTGTGGTATTATTGCATGTGCAGTTTTTGAGTACAATGCCAAGGAGCATAATGTGGCACAAGTGACCCACGGAAATTTCAAGGCCTGCAACTCAACGGATGCAATCACCACCACCGCCTCCGGCAACGACAGTATAAAGTTGACGAAACCTGAACACTTGTTCTACATTTGCGGTGTCCCCGGTCACTGCCAGGCCGGCCAGAAGGTTGACATCAGAGTTGTTGCTTCATCATCAAGCCCTAATGCATCAAGTCCGATTCACACCCCACCACCCAGTTCTTCAAACCCTAATGCATCAAGTCCGAGTCACACCCCAGCTCCCAGTTCTTCAAACCCTAATGCATCAGTTTCACCTGCTCCTGTCTCATCCGAGAAGAGCAGTGCTCCATTTGTCCAGTCTTCTAATGGGCTACTTATACTTGCGATGATTATGGGGGTTCTTGCTTCTTTTTATTAATAGTGTAATTGGTTTTTGTTATTCATTTGTTTTATATAACGGAGCTTGGAGGTGGATGTTAGGTTAAGTTTCACAATGAATTATCAATAATTTGGTATAGAAATGTCGTTTCTGATAATTGAACTTAAGATATTCCACTTTCAAGTGAAAAATTAGTTGTTTTAATGTAATCAGAACATGGATTAATTTCTTTAATTATCCGTTAGAGATGTcgataaaactaaatttaatcGTATTGTTGAGTAAGCCCTAATACCTAATTGTTCTGATGATGCCATGAAAGTAAGTCACTTGATATACAATAAGATGATTGCAGAAATTAGTACGTACGCATCCGTACACATTTCAGTACATGTACAGGTTGGCCAATGCAAGGGGAAGAGACAAAAAGCAAAACACCGTTTGGTGGTCATttagctaatttttttttttacaagaaatGATA
This window of the Malus domestica chromosome 03, GDT2T_hap1 genome carries:
- the LOC114824141 gene encoding mavicyanin-like — translated: MAFVKDYSLVSSVVMVVALSGVCFGGTVYKVGDSHGWTAKDGFNYKEWAASKTFYVGDTIVFEYNAKEHNVAQVTHGNFKACNSTDAITTTASGNDSIKLTKPEHLFYICGVPGHCQAGQKVDIRVVASSSSPNASSPIHTPPPSSSNPNASSPSHTPAPSSSNPNASVSPAPVSSEKSSAPFVQSSNGLLILAMIMGVLASFY